From one Halosimplex rubrum genomic stretch:
- a CDS encoding DUF7344 domain-containing protein, with the protein MSDTHSCADAPRDRRRLDSTGIQTMHDIFSDWERRAILYHLQEVGGRSSVEAVAAHLVGWWRGRERPAAAGDDLVDSVRRRLGCAHLAKLDDFGVLAYDPRSGTVRLSEEMKLSVSEPWTDHGGGESAARVLAGLTDGPGAEDREIDGPSGGDADPAAGAGRLS; encoded by the coding sequence ATGTCAGACACGCACTCATGCGCGGACGCACCACGGGACCGCAGACGGCTCGACTCGACGGGTATCCAGACCATGCACGACATCTTCTCGGACTGGGAGCGGCGGGCGATCCTCTATCACCTGCAGGAGGTCGGCGGCCGGTCGTCGGTCGAGGCGGTGGCGGCGCACCTCGTCGGGTGGTGGCGCGGTCGCGAGCGACCGGCTGCGGCCGGCGACGACCTCGTCGACAGCGTTCGCCGGCGCCTCGGCTGTGCGCACCTGGCGAAGCTCGACGACTTCGGCGTCCTCGCGTACGACCCGCGCTCGGGGACCGTCCGCCTCTCCGAGGAGATGAAACTCTCCGTCAGCGAGCCGTGGACCGACCACGGCGGGGGCGAGTCCGCGGCGCGGGTCCTCGCGGGCCTCACCGACGGACCCGGAGCGGAGGACCGGGAGATCGACGGGCCGTCGGGCGGCGACGCGGACCCCGCGGCGGGAGCCGGGCGGCTCTCCTAA
- a CDS encoding DEAD/DEAH box helicase — MDETIRWLQGRPYYEGQITERRTTPGREATFADVDLDSRLASALESAGIERLYDHQARAVSAVRDGDNVVLATPTASGKSIGYTVPAFERALDDRATTLYIAPQVALINDQEETLSELAHGLGFASGVSVAQYTGRQDRKEKEAIRDRQPTVLLTTPDMLHYGIAPHGHRLWDWFFERLETVVVDEVHEYRGVFGSHVSLVFRRLQRLCERFDADPDWVCCSATTGNPVDHAATVTGQPAESFDLVTEDTSATGPTHWICWNPPEYGAGEGFGSGRRRSNHVETKRLFVDLVTKGHQTVVFTQSRQVAERYATDSASDLRDRGEHEIARSVEAYQAALTDERRGEIEDGLDSGETRGVWSTNALELGVDIGGLDAVLLDGYPGTRMAAFQQGGRAGRGTDPSLVAMVAGEDQLDQYLMAHPRDFFDEEPEEAISDPENEHLMPDHVLAGARETWLQPDDDRHFGEPFPDIVADLTDAGDLDRRNTDAGLRWLYAGEGSPQHEMSLRTVGDREVQLRDRRNGNRIATLSFADALRDAHPGAVYHHQGQDYEVVDLDLRSDVAELAPVRPDYYTQVLHDKTITVEADRREQPLPTHDGVTVRFADVSMRKQITGFERYDRQSGEPIGQEALDLPETTLETEALYFTVPEAVETDIRVAGDGPDAFPGAIHAAEHGMISLFPLSFLCDRRDVGGLSTPLHPHTDRATIFVYDGYPGGVGLTERAYETVVDLLDRTLGMLRDCPCESGCPACVQSPHCGNANDPLEKDLAADLIAALVE; from the coding sequence GTGGACGAGACGATCCGCTGGCTGCAGGGCCGCCCCTACTACGAGGGCCAGATCACCGAGCGGCGGACGACGCCCGGCCGCGAGGCCACCTTCGCCGACGTGGACCTCGATTCGCGACTGGCGAGCGCGCTCGAATCGGCGGGGATCGAGCGACTGTACGACCACCAGGCCCGAGCCGTCTCGGCCGTTCGGGACGGCGACAACGTCGTCCTCGCGACGCCGACGGCCAGCGGGAAGTCGATCGGATACACCGTCCCCGCCTTCGAGCGGGCGCTGGACGACCGGGCGACGACCCTCTATATCGCACCGCAGGTCGCGCTGATCAACGACCAGGAGGAGACGCTTTCGGAGCTGGCCCACGGCCTGGGCTTCGCCTCCGGCGTCTCCGTGGCACAGTACACCGGTCGGCAGGATAGGAAGGAGAAGGAGGCCATCCGCGACCGCCAGCCGACGGTGTTGCTGACGACGCCGGACATGCTGCACTACGGGATTGCCCCCCACGGCCACCGGCTGTGGGACTGGTTCTTCGAGCGTCTGGAGACGGTGGTGGTCGACGAGGTCCACGAGTACCGCGGCGTCTTCGGCAGTCACGTCTCGCTGGTCTTCCGCCGTCTCCAGCGGCTCTGCGAGCGCTTCGACGCCGACCCCGACTGGGTGTGTTGCTCGGCGACGACCGGTAACCCCGTCGACCACGCGGCGACGGTGACCGGCCAGCCGGCCGAGTCGTTCGATCTGGTGACCGAGGACACCAGCGCGACGGGGCCGACCCACTGGATCTGCTGGAACCCGCCGGAGTACGGGGCGGGCGAGGGGTTCGGGAGCGGTCGCCGCCGGTCGAACCACGTCGAGACCAAGCGGCTGTTCGTCGACCTGGTGACGAAGGGTCACCAGACCGTCGTCTTCACCCAGTCGCGGCAGGTCGCCGAGCGCTACGCGACCGACAGCGCGAGCGACCTGCGCGACCGCGGCGAACACGAGATCGCCCGGTCGGTCGAGGCCTACCAGGCCGCGCTCACCGACGAGCGCCGCGGCGAGATCGAGGACGGTCTCGACTCCGGCGAGACCCGCGGCGTCTGGTCGACGAACGCGCTCGAACTCGGCGTCGACATCGGTGGCCTCGACGCGGTCCTGCTCGACGGCTACCCCGGGACGCGCATGGCCGCCTTCCAGCAGGGCGGCCGGGCCGGGCGGGGGACCGACCCCTCGCTCGTGGCGATGGTCGCCGGCGAGGACCAGCTCGACCAGTACCTGATGGCCCACCCCCGCGACTTCTTCGACGAGGAACCGGAGGAGGCCATCTCCGACCCCGAGAACGAACACCTCATGCCCGACCACGTCCTCGCCGGCGCCCGGGAGACGTGGCTGCAACCGGACGACGACCGCCACTTCGGCGAACCGTTCCCGGATATCGTGGCCGACCTGACCGACGCGGGCGACCTCGACCGCCGGAACACCGACGCGGGGCTGCGCTGGCTCTACGCCGGCGAGGGGAGCCCCCAGCACGAGATGAGCCTGCGGACCGTCGGCGACCGGGAGGTCCAGCTGCGCGACCGCCGGAACGGGAACCGGATCGCGACCCTGTCGTTCGCCGACGCGCTCCGCGATGCCCACCCCGGCGCCGTCTACCACCACCAGGGACAGGACTACGAGGTCGTCGACCTCGACCTGCGTTCGGACGTGGCCGAGCTGGCGCCCGTGCGACCGGACTACTACACGCAGGTGCTCCACGACAAGACGATCACCGTCGAGGCGGACCGGCGCGAGCAGCCCCTCCCGACCCACGACGGCGTGACCGTGCGCTTCGCCGACGTGAGCATGCGCAAGCAGATCACCGGGTTCGAGCGTTACGACCGACAGAGCGGGGAACCGATCGGGCAGGAGGCGCTGGACCTGCCCGAGACGACCCTCGAAACGGAGGCGCTCTACTTCACGGTCCCCGAGGCGGTGGAGACCGACATCCGGGTCGCCGGCGACGGGCCCGACGCGTTCCCGGGGGCGATCCACGCCGCCGAACACGGGATGATCTCGCTGTTCCCCCTGTCTTTCCTCTGTGATCGCCGGGACGTGGGCGGGCTGTCGACGCCGCTGCATCCCCACACCGACCGCGCGACGATCTTCGTCTACGACGGCTACCCCGGCGGCGTCGGGCTGACCGAGCGGGCCTACGAGACGGTCGTTGACCTGCTGGACCGCACGCTCGGGATGCTCCGGGACTGCCCCTGCGAATCGGGCTGTCCGGCCTGCGTCCAGTCGCCCCACTGCGGCAACGCCAACGACCCCCTCGAGAAGGACCTGGCCGCCGACCTGATCGCCGCGCTCGTCGAGTGA
- a CDS encoding integrin alpha: MLDSVLGSESTRGGPLVVAVVVVLLASTVAVGAAALVPGQSDGDPAAVAAQESTDAFAATENLSAANATLRGEGANDTAGWSVASAGDVNGDGVDDLIVGAPRNGSAGPNTGAAYIVYGPANKSSVNLSQADVVLRGADNNDLAGWSVSTAGDVNDDGYADVVVGAPYNDSTAVNAGAAYVVYGNESMPATMNLSEADAVLTGAEANALAGYDVSALERTNTSDDDDDSDAADDSDAANASAVLVGAPGVDTDDGNDTGAAHVVDGESVADGDVNLSDATATFVGERTGSNAGWSVAPAGDVNDDGVAEVVVGAPLYNASAADEDDERRAFAGAAYVANGSSEGTVSLADATATFVGESERDRAGYAVSAAGDVNDDGVADVVVGAPYNDSLNRTNAGAAYVVYGGDGLNGESSLADADVRLAGAEAFDRAGWSVADTGDDGVTCDGVADVLVGAPLNDSTASNAGAAYLVAGNESLPSEANLSAASATFAGAAAGDYAGYAVGSGDFDGDGFADVLVGAPLNDSLNRTDAGAAYVAISGCEAVEPTETPTATATPTETPTATATTTATETADETTTPTATPTEAPPGTETSTDAPDDTEAPNGTEVPPGTEAPNDTEAPNDTESPPGTEAPNDTEAPDDTEAPNETEAPNDTETPPGTEAPNDTETPPGTEAPNDTETPTPTATPTPTQTPEPAEETIDFLAFCFDSDQTERRVIIFSDITENDAGEPVAAEYDEGGSGPAPVSVVHQAGGGLYEVSGSPGEVEAGEGSEVTGERSASEPCAAGQTELRFTAGELDDGAAKAFPDNADVETPTPTATPGDGGAGNAPAGDATALETMSRSPLFPVPFFAMMGFSMVVLASNKLRTEE; this comes from the coding sequence ATGCTCGACTCAGTACTCGGTTCCGAATCGACACGGGGGGGACCCCTCGTGGTCGCCGTCGTCGTGGTGTTGCTCGCGAGCACCGTCGCCGTCGGCGCGGCGGCGCTCGTTCCCGGTCAGTCGGACGGTGACCCGGCCGCCGTTGCGGCCCAGGAATCGACCGACGCCTTCGCGGCGACGGAGAACCTCTCTGCCGCGAACGCGACCCTCCGCGGCGAGGGGGCCAACGACACGGCCGGCTGGTCGGTCGCGTCGGCCGGCGACGTGAACGGCGACGGCGTCGACGACCTGATCGTCGGGGCGCCGCGCAACGGTTCGGCCGGTCCGAACACGGGCGCGGCCTACATCGTCTACGGCCCCGCCAACAAGTCGTCGGTGAACCTCAGCCAGGCCGACGTGGTACTTCGCGGTGCCGACAACAACGACCTGGCGGGGTGGTCCGTGTCGACAGCCGGCGACGTGAACGACGACGGGTACGCCGACGTGGTCGTCGGCGCGCCGTACAACGACAGCACCGCGGTCAACGCGGGCGCCGCCTACGTCGTCTACGGCAACGAGTCGATGCCGGCGACGATGAACCTCTCCGAGGCCGACGCGGTGCTGACCGGCGCCGAGGCCAACGCCTTGGCCGGCTACGACGTGTCGGCGCTCGAACGAACGAACACGAGCGACGACGACGACGACAGCGACGCCGCCGACGACAGCGACGCCGCGAACGCGAGCGCCGTGCTCGTCGGTGCGCCGGGGGTCGACACCGACGACGGGAACGACACCGGCGCGGCGCACGTCGTCGACGGCGAGTCCGTCGCCGACGGCGACGTGAACCTCTCGGACGCGACGGCGACGTTCGTCGGCGAGCGCACCGGCAGCAACGCCGGCTGGTCGGTCGCACCGGCCGGCGACGTGAACGACGACGGCGTCGCCGAGGTTGTCGTCGGCGCGCCGCTGTACAACGCCAGCGCCGCCGACGAGGACGACGAGCGGCGCGCCTTCGCCGGCGCGGCGTACGTCGCGAACGGCTCCAGCGAGGGGACGGTCTCGCTCGCCGACGCGACCGCGACCTTCGTCGGCGAATCGGAGCGGGACCGCGCGGGGTACGCCGTCTCGGCCGCCGGTGACGTGAACGACGACGGCGTCGCCGACGTGGTCGTCGGCGCGCCGTACAACGACTCGCTGAACCGGACGAACGCGGGCGCCGCCTACGTCGTCTACGGGGGCGACGGCCTCAACGGCGAGTCGTCGCTCGCCGACGCGGACGTGCGGCTGGCGGGCGCCGAGGCCTTCGACCGGGCCGGCTGGTCGGTCGCCGACACCGGCGACGACGGCGTGACCTGCGACGGCGTCGCCGACGTGCTGGTCGGCGCGCCGCTGAACGACTCGACGGCCTCGAACGCCGGCGCCGCGTATCTGGTCGCCGGTAACGAATCGCTCCCGAGCGAGGCGAACCTCTCGGCGGCGTCGGCGACGTTCGCCGGCGCGGCCGCGGGGGACTACGCCGGATACGCAGTCGGATCGGGCGACTTCGACGGCGACGGCTTCGCCGACGTGCTGGTCGGCGCGCCGCTGAACGACTCGCTGAACCGCACCGACGCCGGCGCCGCCTACGTCGCCATCAGCGGTTGCGAAGCCGTCGAGCCGACCGAGACGCCGACGGCAACGGCCACGCCCACCGAGACGCCGACTGCGACGGCCACGACGACCGCCACCGAGACGGCCGACGAAACCACGACTCCGACCGCCACTCCCACGGAAGCACCGCCCGGGACGGAAACGTCGACGGACGCGCCGGACGACACCGAAGCGCCGAACGGCACCGAGGTGCCGCCGGGAACTGAGGCGCCGAACGACACCGAAGCGCCGAACGACACCGAGTCGCCGCCGGGAACTGAGGCGCCAAACGACACCGAAGCACCGGACGACACCGAGGCGCCGAACGAGACTGAGGCGCCGAACGACACCGAGACGCCGCCGGGAACTGAGGCGCCGAACGACACCGAGACGCCGCCGGGAACTGAGGCGCCGAACGACACCGAGACGCCGACGCCTACGGCGACTCCGACGCCGACCCAGACGCCGGAGCCCGCCGAGGAGACGATCGACTTCCTCGCGTTCTGTTTCGACTCGGACCAGACCGAGCGGCGGGTGATCATCTTCTCGGACATCACCGAGAACGACGCCGGTGAGCCGGTCGCGGCCGAGTACGACGAGGGCGGGAGCGGCCCCGCTCCGGTCTCGGTCGTCCACCAGGCCGGCGGCGGCCTCTACGAGGTCTCCGGGAGCCCCGGGGAGGTCGAGGCCGGTGAGGGGAGCGAAGTGACCGGCGAGCGCTCGGCGAGCGAGCCCTGCGCCGCGGGCCAGACGGAACTGCGGTTCACCGCCGGCGAACTCGACGACGGCGCCGCCAAGGCGTTCCCCGACAACGCCGACGTGGAGACGCCCACGCCGACCGCGACGCCCGGCGACGGCGGCGCGGGCAACGCGCCCGCCGGCGACGCCACCGCGCTGGAGACGATGTCCCGGTCGCCGCTGTTCCCCGTCCCCTTCTTCGCGATGATGGGCTTCTCGATGGTCGTCCTCGCGAGCAACAAGCTCCGAACGGAGGAGTGA
- a CDS encoding cupin domain-containing protein — protein sequence MGYHVVDPDELEPEPDRPSEMRYVSEAAGMERLGLRTYTVEPGEEIPLSGMHYHDEQEEVFYVISGMLAVETPEETYRVETDQFFVAEPESPHRAHVGDDADGPVRVIGVGAPPVSDGHSYEGE from the coding sequence GTGGGGTATCACGTCGTCGACCCCGACGAACTGGAACCGGAACCCGACCGGCCGTCCGAGATGCGGTACGTTAGCGAGGCCGCGGGGATGGAACGCCTGGGGCTGCGGACCTACACCGTCGAGCCGGGCGAGGAGATCCCACTCTCGGGCATGCACTACCACGACGAACAGGAGGAGGTTTTCTACGTGATATCGGGGATGCTCGCCGTCGAGACGCCCGAGGAGACCTATCGCGTCGAGACCGACCAGTTCTTCGTCGCCGAACCGGAGAGCCCGCATCGAGCCCACGTGGGCGACGACGCGGACGGCCCGGTTCGGGTGATCGGTGTCGGCGCCCCGCCGGTCAGCGACGGCCACAGCTACGAGGGGGAGTAG
- a CDS encoding MOSC domain-containing protein, producing the protein MPSVRQIWTAPEGGAPMETRETVRAVADGGLAGDRYCHGRGYYSPYDVCQVTLVDGGALETVRERYGIDLSDGRHRRNLVVDYDVVDLLDTRFSIGDAVFEGTRRRPPCAHVEEVAGEEDLAAALSEERGGICADVVEGGEVAVGDELRVVERLDDPDSIADAIRERREE; encoded by the coding sequence ATGCCCAGCGTCAGGCAGATCTGGACCGCGCCGGAGGGCGGTGCGCCGATGGAGACCAGAGAGACGGTCCGCGCCGTCGCCGACGGCGGACTGGCCGGCGACCGCTACTGTCACGGCCGCGGCTACTACTCGCCGTACGACGTGTGTCAGGTCACGCTCGTCGACGGCGGGGCGCTCGAGACGGTCCGCGAACGGTACGGTATCGACCTCTCGGACGGGCGCCACCGCCGGAATCTCGTGGTCGACTACGACGTGGTCGACCTGCTCGACACTCGATTCTCGATCGGCGACGCGGTCTTCGAGGGGACCCGGCGGCGCCCGCCCTGCGCGCACGTCGAGGAGGTCGCCGGCGAAGAGGACCTCGCGGCGGCGCTCTCCGAGGAACGCGGCGGGATCTGTGCCGACGTCGTCGAGGGCGGCGAGGTGGCCGTCGGCGACGAACTGCGGGTGGTCGAGCGGCTCGACGACCCGGATTCGATCGCCGACGCGATCCGCGAGCGACGCGAAGAGTGA
- a CDS encoding dihydrolipoyl dehydrogenase family protein gives MVHVVIVGAYGSAGAAVANSLAEEPNVELTLIDDGDPGGGLCILRGCMPSKEVLSAGAHRFRARHDERLVGDPHEVDLDRTIERKDDHTLGWAEHRRESIHEIAERSDVEFVHDTARFVDDHTVVAGGREITGDYVVIATGSAVNVPDLPGIEDVPHQTSADLLDATDLPDSAVVMGLGYIGLEMVPYLSEVGGTDVTVVEHDERPIDEADPDFGDAVLDLYREAFDVTIPTECYEKRVEPTDNGGVRLYLEHVGGDDEVVEAEELYLFTGRRPCVGRLGLKNSALEHGPDWVLDTMQARDDDRVFVVGDVNGKEPILHVAKEQGFTAAENILRRERGVPLEAYENVTHHVIFSGLGVYPYARVGVTEREARDAGHDVAVAKRRASDDGVFEAKDAPEGVAKLVVDRETATVLGWQGLHYHADVMAKTMQVVVEMGLDVREVPDRAYHPTTPEILDGLLRDATDELAE, from the coding sequence ATGGTTCACGTGGTCATCGTCGGCGCCTACGGCAGCGCCGGCGCGGCGGTCGCGAACTCGCTCGCCGAGGAGCCGAACGTCGAGCTGACGCTGATCGACGACGGCGACCCCGGCGGCGGGCTCTGCATCCTGCGGGGCTGTATGCCCTCGAAAGAGGTGCTGTCGGCCGGCGCTCACCGGTTCCGCGCCCGCCACGACGAGCGGCTGGTCGGTGACCCCCACGAGGTCGACCTCGACCGCACCATCGAACGCAAGGACGACCACACACTGGGGTGGGCCGAGCATCGCCGCGAGTCGATCCACGAGATCGCCGAGCGGTCGGACGTGGAGTTCGTCCACGACACCGCCCGCTTCGTCGACGACCACACGGTCGTCGCGGGCGGCCGCGAGATCACCGGCGACTACGTGGTGATCGCGACTGGCTCGGCGGTCAACGTCCCCGACCTCCCCGGGATCGAGGACGTGCCCCACCAGACGAGCGCGGACCTCCTCGACGCCACCGACCTCCCGGACTCGGCGGTCGTGATGGGGTTGGGCTACATCGGTCTGGAGATGGTTCCCTACCTGAGCGAAGTGGGCGGCACCGACGTGACCGTCGTCGAACACGACGAGCGGCCCATCGACGAGGCCGACCCGGACTTCGGCGACGCGGTCCTCGACCTCTACCGCGAGGCCTTCGACGTGACGATCCCCACGGAGTGCTACGAGAAGCGCGTCGAGCCGACCGACAACGGCGGCGTCCGCCTCTATCTCGAACACGTCGGCGGCGACGACGAGGTGGTCGAGGCCGAGGAGCTGTACCTGTTCACCGGTCGGCGACCGTGCGTGGGCCGACTCGGGCTGAAAAACTCGGCGCTGGAGCACGGCCCGGACTGGGTGCTCGACACGATGCAGGCTCGCGACGACGACCGGGTGTTCGTCGTCGGCGACGTCAACGGCAAGGAGCCGATCCTCCACGTCGCCAAGGAGCAGGGCTTTACCGCCGCCGAGAACATCCTCCGGCGCGAGCGCGGCGTGCCGCTGGAGGCCTACGAGAACGTTACCCACCACGTCATCTTCTCGGGGCTCGGCGTCTACCCCTACGCCCGCGTCGGCGTGACCGAACGCGAGGCCCGCGACGCCGGCCACGACGTCGCCGTCGCGAAACGGCGGGCCAGCGACGACGGCGTGTTCGAGGCCAAGGACGCCCCCGAAGGCGTCGCGAAGCTCGTCGTCGACCGCGAGACGGCGACGGTGCTGGGCTGGCAGGGGCTGCACTACCACGCCGACGTGATGGCCAAGACCATGCAGGTCGTCGTCGAGATGGGGCTGGACGTGCGGGAGGTGCCGGATCGGGCCTACCACCCGACGACGCCCGAGATCCTCGACGGACTGCTCCGCGACGCGACCGACGAACTGGCGGAGTAG
- a CDS encoding efflux RND transporter permease subunit, with amino-acid sequence MVFEWFTDEVGDAIASYPGRISLAFLLLTAVFVAGLGNVETEGGSNQFVEDLESFEAFEDIQREFSTGFGGGSTSTQLLQRERNVLSRTSMLRMLRAQERLQDHGGLRVTGVSSPARTVAQQLDPEAATVETQIDAVERATATEIDRAVRRAAETPGFTSQVSEDFDTESAAARAAQASVTHDRDVDSREERVERVVGTVGGDIDIVGSAPNTIGSSLALVLPAAFILIVGFLIVAYRDLVDLLLGVVAILMTLLWTFGFLGLADIAFNPLLVAVPPLLIAVGIDFGIHAVNRYREERERGQPVGTAMDITTAQLLVAFFIVMGTTVIGFLSNLPSALAPIRDFGLVAAIGICFTFLIFGIFLPAAKVKTDRLRAKYPIPTMSERPLGSEGSLLGRALGGGVAIAQRAPALFMLVILVGSGAAGVYATGVGTGFSQDDFLPPEYEEIPEWQKQLPGPFAPPEYSTISKSNYIEDNFPGSSSVLLFVETRMHRDAALDQVYRAGNDPPPTVLREGRHAESQSVVTVVRSYADRDPQFADLVARNDPDDDGIPEQNLREVYDSLESAPASGVGGVLADDRRSTLVTYSVDPDATNREVAADAETIAAETSLDATPTGNAIIFEEASELILSTVLTSLLITLVGASAFLIVVYHVLEGRASLGVANVVPIALTVTFVVASMRYLGIDFNAINGVILSLTIGLGIDYSVHVVHRFADEFENADLETALDRAIRGTGGALTGSMLTTVAGMGMLVFALNPAIGAFGVLTALSVVYAYIASIVVLPSTLVLWDRVFNRSRAAKLLYGRGSNPTPETRVEE; translated from the coding sequence ATGGTCTTCGAGTGGTTCACCGACGAGGTCGGCGACGCCATCGCCTCCTATCCGGGGCGGATCAGCCTCGCATTCCTCCTGTTGACCGCCGTCTTCGTCGCCGGTCTCGGCAACGTCGAGACCGAGGGCGGGAGCAACCAGTTCGTCGAGGACCTCGAATCGTTCGAGGCGTTCGAGGACATCCAGCGGGAGTTCAGCACCGGCTTCGGCGGGGGCTCGACGAGCACGCAGCTGCTCCAGCGCGAGCGGAACGTCCTCTCGCGGACGAGCATGCTGCGGATGTTGCGAGCCCAGGAGCGGCTGCAAGACCACGGCGGGTTGCGGGTGACCGGCGTCTCCAGCCCGGCGCGGACGGTCGCCCAGCAGCTCGACCCGGAGGCGGCGACGGTCGAGACGCAGATCGACGCCGTCGAGCGGGCGACGGCGACCGAGATCGACCGCGCGGTCCGCCGGGCGGCGGAGACGCCCGGTTTCACCTCGCAGGTCAGCGAGGACTTCGACACCGAGAGCGCGGCCGCACGCGCGGCGCAGGCGTCGGTCACGCACGACCGCGACGTGGATTCGCGCGAGGAGCGCGTCGAGCGGGTGGTCGGGACCGTCGGCGGCGACATCGACATCGTCGGGAGCGCCCCGAACACCATCGGGTCGTCGCTCGCGCTCGTGCTCCCGGCGGCGTTCATCCTCATCGTCGGCTTCCTGATCGTCGCCTACCGCGACCTGGTCGACCTGTTGCTCGGCGTCGTCGCCATCCTGATGACGCTGCTGTGGACGTTCGGGTTCCTCGGACTGGCCGATATCGCCTTCAACCCGTTGCTGGTCGCGGTGCCGCCGCTGTTGATCGCGGTCGGTATCGACTTCGGGATCCACGCGGTCAACCGCTACCGCGAGGAGCGCGAGCGCGGCCAGCCCGTCGGGACGGCGATGGACATCACGACCGCGCAGCTGCTCGTCGCCTTCTTCATCGTGATGGGGACGACCGTCATCGGCTTCCTGTCGAACCTGCCGAGCGCGCTCGCGCCCATCCGCGACTTCGGCCTCGTCGCCGCCATCGGCATCTGTTTCACCTTCCTCATCTTCGGGATCTTCCTCCCGGCCGCGAAGGTCAAGACCGACCGCCTGCGCGCGAAGTACCCGATCCCGACGATGAGCGAGCGGCCGCTGGGGTCCGAGGGGTCGCTGCTCGGCCGCGCGCTCGGCGGCGGCGTCGCTATCGCCCAGCGCGCGCCGGCGCTGTTCATGCTCGTGATCCTGGTCGGGAGCGGCGCCGCGGGCGTCTACGCCACCGGCGTCGGCACCGGCTTCAGCCAGGACGACTTCCTGCCGCCGGAGTACGAGGAGATCCCCGAGTGGCAGAAGCAGCTTCCGGGGCCGTTCGCCCCGCCGGAGTACAGCACCATCTCGAAGAGCAACTACATCGAGGACAACTTCCCGGGGAGCAGCTCGGTCCTGCTGTTCGTCGAGACGCGGATGCACCGCGACGCGGCGCTCGACCAGGTCTACCGGGCGGGTAACGACCCGCCGCCGACCGTCCTCCGCGAGGGGCGCCACGCCGAGAGTCAGTCGGTCGTCACGGTCGTCCGCTCGTACGCCGACCGGGACCCGCAGTTCGCCGACCTGGTGGCGCGCAACGACCCCGACGACGACGGGATCCCCGAGCAGAACCTCCGGGAGGTGTACGACTCGCTCGAGTCGGCACCGGCCAGCGGTGTCGGGGGCGTCCTCGCCGACGACCGCCGGAGCACGCTCGTCACCTACTCGGTGGACCCCGACGCGACCAACCGCGAGGTCGCGGCCGACGCCGAGACGATCGCCGCCGAGACCTCGCTGGACGCCACGCCGACCGGCAACGCGATCATCTTCGAGGAGGCCTCCGAACTCATCCTCAGCACGGTGCTCACCAGCCTGCTCATCACGCTCGTCGGCGCCTCCGCGTTCCTGATCGTCGTCTACCACGTCCTCGAGGGGCGCGCGTCGCTGGGCGTCGCCAACGTCGTCCCCATCGCGCTGACGGTGACGTTCGTCGTCGCGTCGATGCGCTATCTCGGCATCGACTTCAACGCGATCAACGGGGTGATCCTCTCGCTGACGATCGGCCTCGGCATCGACTACTCGGTCCACGTCGTCCACCGGTTCGCCGACGAGTTCGAGAACGCCGACCTCGAGACGGCGCTGGACCGGGCCATCCGCGGGACCGGCGGCGCGCTCACCGGCAGCATGCTCACCACCGTCGCCGGCATGGGCATGCTCGTCTTCGCGCTCAACCCCGCGATCGGCGCGTTCGGCGTGCTGACCGCGCTGTCGGTCGTCTACGCCTACATCGCATCCATCGTCGTCCTCCCGTCGACGCTGGTGCTGTGGGACCGGGTCTTCAATCGCTCGCGGGCGGCCAAGTTGCTCTACGGGCGCGGCAGCAACCCCACTCCGGAGACACGGGTCGAGGAGTGA